One Oncorhynchus nerka isolate Pitt River linkage group LG5, Oner_Uvic_2.0, whole genome shotgun sequence genomic window carries:
- the LOC135571703 gene encoding apical junction molecule-like — MEGSTLTQRRAECQLKEREIQTDYMMELGARLALVRQIQREQEKEMKRIWFETRKMPSLIEENVRDVTNRPLTEFMAPCIDSLPPLAFTNRRPIPTMLHPPSPLAIRTQDAQRFIVFSYFVPAECPISTEATADVSADKREDLSTDTHLSSMLHRYLPHFFNDDSIPPQQTVEGTTEDSDAPVAISNIKEEDRFYPFSLPPLAQRLIGNSFNVQEKSQLAVSATECQVATVDTAGTATVKRENRWAARILPSVLPPCLPPVVDDDFMPPEHTVEDAYEVSFATEATSGTATVDGVDRSAAKCPVPMLPPSLPRVFDIDYKLPGAAVEGTNKCPVASETTNDVSTHLKEDMAGDQSPPDPAALPPSSPCIRDSDHKLTKEEKEDVPESYVATEITVGTSIVQGEDLDKSPAPRLACIHDKDHKQPDQKGRGTTVEVDICPHAQQLVSDAKLTLATRNDELPTPLICVVTKMPVRVGASTCSSGGEEPRPWTLEETKDYWIGIENESEERSVTEEMSTREGLKSEADCAHSKCSNGMVSSERAETILGRVGFLLMNQRQKIPFLKMEEKEKNKKLNKKLKDKERKEMKHKEEEQKKREKKEMKEREKEQKKVMKAEKKRENLEQKKREKERIEKERAEKRRLEGLMKIHNDMMKDRIKKEKKCSEELKKREKAQAAFLEMERKIQEKEEKKREKMRREERKRLEKKRKREPAGGGTETVIEEQGRDESLKMDE; from the exons ATGGAGGGTTCAACGCTGACACAGAGGAGGGCTGAGTGTCAGTTGAAGGAAAGGGAGATCCAGACAGACTACATGATGGAGCTGGGAGCCAGGTTGGCTCTGGTGAGACAGATccagagggagcaggagaaggagatgaagaggatttgGTTTGAGACGAGGAAAATGCCAAGCCTGATTGAGGAG AATGTGAGAGATGTGACCAACCGTCCACTCACTGAGTTCATGGCTCCCTGTATTGACTCCCTCCCACCACTGGCTTTCACCAATCGGAGGCCTATACCAACCATGTTGCATCCCCCCTCTCCATTGGCCATACGCACTCAGGATGCACAGCGGTTCATTGTATTTTCCTACTTTGTCCCTGCTGAGTGCCCAATTTCCACAGAGGCCACTGCAGATGTATCTGCTGATAAAAGAGAGGACTTGTCGACAGATACACATCTATCCTCAATGCTGCATCGATACCTGCCACACTTCTTTAACGATGACTCCATTCCACCACAGCAGACAGTAGAGGGAACCACTGAGGACTCAGATGCTCCAGTGGCAATATCTAATATCAAGGAAGAGGACAGATTCTATCCGTTCTCCCTCCCACCACTGGCTCAGCGGCTCATTGGCAATTCATTCAATGTCCAGGAAAAATCCCAGCTTGCTGTTTCAGCCACGGAGTGCCAAGTTGCCACAGTGGACACTGCAGGTACAGCAACTGTCAAGAGAGAGAACCGATGGGCAGCTAGAATTCTTCCTTCAGTGCTGCCTCCATGCCTGCCACCAGTCGTTGACGATGACTTCATGCCTCCAGAGCACACAGTAGAGGATGCCTATGAAGTCTCATTTGCTACAGAGGCCACTTCAGGCACAGCTACTGTTGATGGAGTGGACAGATCAGCAGCTAAATGCCCTGTCCCAATGCTGCCTCCAAGTCTGCCACGTGTCTTTGACATTGACTACAAACTGCCAGGGGCGGCAGTAGAGGGAACCAACAAATGTCCAGTTGCCAGTGAAACAACCAATGATGTGTCCACTCACCTCAAAGAGGACATGGCAGGTGATCAAAGCCCTCCTGACCCTGCAGCACTGCCTCCAAGCTCCCCATGTATCCGTGACTCTGACCACAAACTGACCAAAGAGGAAAAAGAGGATGTACCCGAGTCCTACGTTGCCACAGAGATCACTGTAGGCACATCCATTGTCCAGGGAGAGGACCTGGATAAAAGCCCTGCTCCAAGGCTGGCATGCATCCATGACAAGGACCACAAGCAGCCAGATCAGAAAGGAAGGGGCACTACTGTGGAGGTGGATATCTGCCCTCATGCTCAACAGCTGGTCTCAGATGCTAAATTAACTCTGGCAACCCGCAATGATGAGCTGCCCACCCCTCTGATCTGCGTGGTCACTAAGATGCCTGTTAGAGTTGGAGCATCCACATGCAGTTCAGGGGGTGAGGAACCCAGGCCCTGGACCCTGGAAGAGACAAAG GATTATTGGATAGGCATTGAAAatgagagtgaagagaggagcgTCACTGAGGAGATGAGCACAAGGGAGGGATTGAAGAGTGAGGCGGATTGTGCCCATTCCAAGTGCTCCAATGGGATGGTTTcatcagagagagcagagaccatCCTGGGAAGAGTGGGCTTTCTCCTCATGAACCAAAGGCAGAAAATCCCGTTCCTGAAGATGGAGGAAAAAGAGAAAAATAAGAAACTGAATAAGAAGTtgaaagataaagagagaaaggagatgaaACACAAGGAGGAGGAGCaaaaaaagagggagaagaaagagatgaaggagagagagaaagagcagaagaAAGTCATGAAGgctgagaagaagagggagaatttagaacagaaaaagagagagaaggaaagaatagAGAAGGAAAGGGCAGAGAAAAGGAGGTTAGAGGGGCTGATGAAGATACATAATGACATGATGAAAGACAGGATTAAGAAAGAGAAGAAGTGTTCTGAGGAgctaaaaaagagagagaaagctcaagctgcatttttggagatggagagaaagattcaagaaaaggaggagaagaagagagaaaagatgaggagagaggagaggaagagactggagaagaagaggaagagggagccaGCTGGAGGTGGAACTGAGACGGTGATAGAAGAGCAGGGAAGGGATGAAAGCTTGAAGATGGATGAGTAG